Proteins encoded within one genomic window of Vanrija pseudolonga chromosome 3, complete sequence:
- the dsc2 gene encoding DSC E3 ubiquitin ligase complex subunit 2: MTGFQHASVTKGVMILLGIASLAASLLDAKPYLHLQLVPHISKYHQFWRVFIHPFAFANSTELLMGELLLYQVGVGIERSFGSRKYASFIVVSTILSTVISATCIIFFHRFGLNAIPAGPYGIIFSILWQYFRTVPNLYSFRLLGIEFSYKIFTWILAAQLVLSHPPGSLLAAASGAVTGYLYRTDTPFLLPSITRPRRLWRPLKAFRIPVSVHNLLARIFTPLLGQSPPPRRANRVLPGQVRDTPASESTADATGGLRSLLAARAALGGVTATPRRVPAATAAANGDETESPTPTGARAAMGEWVNEMTGRGTARAPTEQEIAALSNMFPNLSRETVVRSLQRSDHNTALAVEALLEQSS, from the exons ATGACCG GCTTCCAACATGCGAGCGTCACAAAAG GCGTCATgatcctcctcggcatcgcgtcgctcgcggcctcgctgctcgacgccaagccgtACCTCCACCTCCAGCTCGTCCCCCACATATCAAAGTACCACCAG TTCTGGCGTGTCTTTATCCATCCGTTCGCGTTCGCCAACTCGACCGAGCTGCTCATGGGTGAGCTGCTGTTGTACCAGGTCGGCGTGGGGATTGAGCG GTCGTTTGGGTCAAGGAAGTACGCT AGCTTCATCGTCGTTTCGACCATCCTCTCCACTGTCATCTCGGCGACCTGTATCATCTTCTTCCACCGTTTTGGCCTCAACGCTATCCCTGCTGGTCCCTACGGCATCATCTTCAGCAT CCTGTGGCAGTACTTCCGCACCGTGCCAAATCTCTACAGCTTCAGGCTGCTCGGCATCGAGTTCTCGTACAAGATCTTTACGTGGATTCTCGCTGCACAG CTCGTGCTCTCTCACCCACccggctcgctcctcgctgcgGCCTCTGGTGCCGTGACAGGCTACCTCTACCGCACGGACAcgcccttcctcctcccgtCCATCACGCGCCCGCGGCGTCTCTGGCGTCCGCTCAAGGCCTTCCGCATCCCTGTTTCGGTGCATaacctcctcgcgcgcatcTTCACACCCCTGCTCGGCcagtcgccaccaccacggcgcgcaAACCGCGTCCTGCCAGGCCAGGTGCGCGACACGCCAGCGTCGGAGTCGACCGCGGATGCGACGGGTGGCCTGAGAAGTCTgcttgctgcgcgcgctgctctcgGAGGGGTTaccgccacgccgaggcgtgTGCCGGCTGCGACGGCCGCTGCGAATGGCGACGAGACCGAGTCGCCCACGCCTACTGGTGCCCGCGCTGCCATGGGCGAGTGGGTCAACGAGATGACGGGGCGtggcaccgcgcgcgcgccgacagAACAGGAGATTGCAGC CCTGTCAAACATGTTCCCCAACCTCAGCCGCGAGACGGTTGTCCGCTCGCTGCAAAGAAG cgATCACAACACCGCATTAgccgtcgaggcgcttcTGGAGCAGAGCAGCTAG
- the mus-52 gene encoding ATP-dependent DNA helicase II subunit 2: MSDRAGYTVVVYAIDISPSMGADKADPGGSGVKRAKLDWAKECIARQCEPKIQSGRKTETVGVLTFGGRTNNHANQAWIAENPDDADPPYTSVSSEVAIQTVKPKTLEVVLNLETGEEQGNPISALVVALDMIQMHKHTKAWSLEIVLITDGESEFDQSEYEEAMDKLDQLGCRLSVVGIDFQELDLPVEKEKSRNKRLSEKFWRIFIGQLNDKVLQTTTFEKFLPRLQILDTELVKERKPHPAIVAGTVSQTHLYIGAADIDPAEAIQISIRYSKATMKARPPSLSKAWKAAVEMQQPPSARSHGPQASQLIQSLTELQSQSQSQHAAPVVASDLAAMISSDVKRHSTYVVQHKPPAPETQATQGTQGTQVESTQPPTLEEEGEEEVVDKEDLVKAWRFGSSWIPMEADTFEPLHTQKGVEVIGFVPRANIRHYMLIGEVRYVWPDMTSPRAQIEFSSFASALYLTDLTAIVRWVNKDDSEPTIGVLIPSFQIPEPGKKLDLMYWIKLPFADDEHKFWFPSLTKYKSTTGKSITEHPYIPTEEQCDLMDELVKGMDLDHAGEVVPRDEEEEEDEDEEEEEEERGPWFDPALSYNPVIHRTKEAIFHASLTPDLEADPLGPPHPDIVKYFQTPPKVADRVDKVTERLKEALDIKKVAPRVRKRANNEGLRDDEGYIDIDDLFDDEPADTKPVEPKTELVSPAKPKVESSQADVKPTIADDPDFIAPLPAKTKPKPKPGRLVSNERPLEDFQALVQGEGDVFRKAIQDLGVVVRENVAASFSRQAFPLALQCLEEARSTALMYEEVETYNDVVKDLEKEVKSAGFKHPDFWDHFTKAGAKVALISDAEAQEALEESYE; this comes from the exons atgtcTGACCGCGCGGGCTACACCGTCGTAGTGTATGCGATCGACATCTCGCCGTCCATGGGCGCGGACAAGGCCGAccccggcggcagcggggtcaagcgcgccaagctcgactgGGCGAAGGAGTGCATTGCGCGGCAGTGCGAGCCGAAG ATCCAGAGCGGACGCAAGACGGAGACTGTGGGCGTCTTGACGTTCGGCGGGC GCACAAACAACCACGCCAACCAGGCATGGATCGCAGAGAACccagacgacgccgacccgccATACACGTCCGTCAGCTCCGAGGTCGCGATCCAGACCGTCAAGCCCAAGACGCTGGAGGTCGTGCTCAACCTTGAGACGGGGGAGGAGCAGGGGAACC CCATctccgccctcgtcgtcgcgctcgacatgATCCAGATGCACAAGCACACCAAGGCGTGGTCCCTTGAGATCGTGCTCATCACCGACGGCGAGTCAGAGTTCGACCAGAGCGAGTACGAGGAGGCGAtggacaagctcgaccagctAGGGTGCCGGTTGTCGGTCGT CGGTATCGACTTCCAGGAGCTGGACCTGCCTGTGGAGAAGGAAAAGTCGAGAAACAAGCGCCTGTCGGAGAAGTTCTGGCGCATCTTCATTGGCCAGCTGAACGACAAGGTGCTCCAGACGACAACGTTTGAAAAGTTCCTGCCGAGGCTGCAGATCCTCGACACCGAGCTGGTTAAGGAGCGCAAGCCGCACCCCGCCATCGTGGCCGGTACCGTGTCCCAGACGCACCTGTacatcggcgcggcggacatTGACCCGGCAGAGGCGATCCAGATCTCGATCAGGTACTCGAAAGCGACGATGAAggctcgcccgccgtcgctcAGCAAGGCATGGAAGGCGGCCGTGGAGATGCAGCAGCcccccagcgcgcgctcgcacgGCCCGCAGGCGAGCCAGCTCATCCAGTCGCTCACTGAGCTGCAGAGCCAGTCGCAGTCGCAGCATGctgcgcccgtcgtcgcatccgacctcgccgccatgaTCTCGTCCGATGTCAAGCGCCACAGCACGTATGTCGTGCAGCACAAGCCTCCTGCTCCCGAGACGCAGGCGACGCAGGGTACCCAGGGAACCCAAGTCGAGAGCACGCAGCCGCCTACACttgaggaggaaggggaggaggaggtcgtggACAAGGAGGACTTGGTCAAGGCTTGGCGCTTTGGATCCAGCTGGATCCCCATGGAGGCGGACACGTTCGAGCCACTGCATACGCAGAAGGGTGTCGAGGTCATTGGCTTTGTCCCACGCGCAAAT atccGCCACTACATGCTCATTGGCGAGGTACGCTACGTCTGGCCGGACATGACGTCGCCACGCGCGCAGATCGAGTTCTCGTCGTTCGCCTCGGCCCTCTACCTCACCGACCTGACGGCTATCGTGCGCTGGGTGAACAAGGACGACTCGGAGCCGACCATTGGCGTGCTCATCCCTTCGTTCCAGATCCCTGAGCCGGGGAAGAAGCTCGATCTGATGTACTGGATCAAG TTGCcgttcgccgacgacgagcacaagTTCTGGTTCCCGTCCTTGACAAAGTAcaagtcgacgacgggcaagTCTATCACCGAGCACCCGTACATTCCTACCGAGGAGCAGTGCGACCTCATGGATGAGCTGGTCAAGGGCATGGACCTGGACCATGCCGGTGAGGTGGTTCCGcgggatgaggaggaggaggaagacgaagacgaggaagaagaggaagaggagcgcgGGCCATGGTTCGACCCCGCCCTGTCGTATAACCCCGTTATCCACCGCACAAAGGAGGCCATCTTCCATGCGTCGTTGACCCCCGACCTCGAAGCCGACCCGCTTGGCCCGCCTCATCCCGACATTGTCAAGTACTTCCAGACACCGCCCAAGGTCGCGGACCGGGTGGACAAGGTTACTGAGCGGCTGAAGGAGGCGTTGGATATCAAGAAGGTTGCGCCGCGGGTTAGGAAGAGGGCGAACAACGAGGGCCTgcgtgacgacgagggatA CATCGACATCGATGACCTgtttgacgacgagcccgccgacACCAAGCCTGTAGAACCAAAGACCGAGCTCGTATCACCAGCCAAGCCAAAGGTCGAGTCTAGCCAGGCGGACGTCAAGCCGACGATCGCCGACGACCCAGACTTCATCGCACCGCTGCCAGCCAAgaccaagcccaagcccaaaCCCGGCAGGCTGGTCAGCAACGAGCGGCCGTTGGAGGACTTCCAGGCGCTGGtgcagggcgagggcgatgtGTTCAGAAAAGCC ATTCAGgacctcggcgtggtcgttCGCGAAAACGTAGCCGCATCGTTCTCGCGCCAGGCGTTCCCACTCGCCCTCCAATgcctcgaggaggcgcgaTCAACAGCGCTGATGTACGAAGAAGTGGAAACATACAATGA CGTCGTCAAGGATCTGGAGAAGGAAGTCAAGTCTGCGGGTTTCAAGCACCCAGACTTTTGGGACC ATTTCACAAAGGCGGGCGCCAAGGTGGCACTGATTTCAGACGCAGAGGCGCAGGAAGCATTGGAGGAGAGTTACGAGTAG
- the gpt1 gene encoding UDP-glucose:glycoprotein glucosyltransferase, giving the protein MKWIASALGVAAVLRGTGATAPFSVSAETSWSAPPLSLEILETIYDERPEVYFPLLRLLTTHAQALGANASAKDVLEQALSLIETHALLPLPSEQSTFNLGLALHAAAPRVEAAFSAYSAVDEAALGVAECDAWVEWRGKGFCGVDELRRDIELSIDDEAHVASKTAYSPLPFDRASNPAAKAHAIFYYSPSAAALPLLTYLDAHAASYPSFQYVVRYRPTAADRERTARTPLAGYGVEMALKNTDYLVVDDRAGGNGGNAQATFEAKSNSSQPFAAVFGTDPWAELAVPLTPAEAKDLGLQAIALIKRSEDPLEAFIALSQDLPKYTAALARHVDVPANIRERAERLSVQHPIGPSFYLNGRLLKDTDLTAFGLLKAIREERHYITSLLSLGFTPEQAFNIISDPIIGQAQAEDDPLDGIVDASDRLEGQPVITWLNDLETDRQYQQWPKDIGGYLRPMYPGQLHLISRNTWNVVLVIDLATLKGLDVILGSVSTLLGRSIPLHIGIVPMFDNVDETSGKIAKAYYYLDVNLGSATAREFLLSTARKSNGELVITETMARDGYAKTLDNSDTTGELLSFDDLQASPIVDKLIDANQAYAARLGATKQESASGHFFLNGKHTVLSQGWTQELQSGIMAQLQYLQEAIASGYPIDPETIGYYFYDLPTTATRRNKFIVPSPGVNQLLSFNLMDVFKGLELTLMHEFIYPSKTENKAVPLTTWIVGDLDSAESRALIENALVHLQDKRCSSRLGFVHVPTAGTALPAGAPRLSTFLHQLIFNAKLNDVTPEAFSEYLKELDALTDNVDQDGKITADGTDAELDEEGRPLNSFTSGGWFATDNAAAAEFWKMGAGVAEHLKIQGSQPHILINGRLIGPVTADDFKRADLQALEQYELRKRVHPLIALLDTYLDDADQMPPASLANVFAVTSSVVSSSYMPQGAEGIFTPLRGARTRGYDQLDDDDISFSVGDPDSALLRAAVIIDPISEQAQKWSALLDLLSDIDHVAIKVYFDPNIAAKEVKVKRFYRSSLRSKLSFDVDGNEVAPLVTFEDMPSKPIYTLAMDVPGSWIVRPKESFLDLDNLLLGNLQEPTHVRFDLQQLVIDGHAREASNSPPRGLQLQLLDGDKIASDTQVMANLGYFQFKATPGVYQLAIRPGRGEEVFELTSAGADGWDSPTVQESGVGIPLAAFDGVTLYPRFSRRPGMEKADVLASAEVSHPTGFVGSVFGRMKEMVGLSPAVTKPASRHADINIFTVASGLLYERFASIMILSVMKHTESTVKFWFIENFLSPTFINFLPHLAKEYGFDYELVTYKWPHWLRAQTEKQRIIWAYKILFLDVLFPMDLDKVIFVDADQIVRVDMKELVDLDIKGHVYGYPPMGDDREEMEGFRFWKTGYWKNELRGRPYHISALYVVDLKRFRQFAAGDRLRGQYHALSADPNSLANLDQDLPNSMQDVIPIFTLDQEWLWCQTWCSDESLARAKTIDLCQNPLTKEPKLVRARQIPEWDTYDREIAAFAASLESGAGALAANVDDLASGPVGGSGKAKAGDEPKAAEDKPAAQEETEDKTSGHIDDEL; this is encoded by the exons ATGAAGTGGATAGCGAGCGCCCTGGGCGTTGCCGCTGTTCTACGCGGCACGGGAGCGACCGCCCCGTTCAGCGTGAGTGCCGAgacgagctggtcggcgccTCCTCTGTCCCTCGAGATCCT GGAAACAATCTACGACGAGCGCCCAGAGGTCTACTTCCCCCTCCTGCGCCTGCTCACGACGCACGCGCAGGCGCTGGGGGCGAACGCAAGCGCGAAAGAtgtgctcgagcaggcgctgaGCCTGATCGAGAcgcacgcgctgctgcccctcCCGTCCGAGCAGAGCACGTtcaacctcggcctggcgctgcacgccgccgcgccgcgcgtcgaggcggccttctcggcgtattcggccgtcgacgaggccgcgctcggcgtggccgAGTGCGACGCATGGGTCGAGTGGCGCGGCAAGGGCTtctgcggcgtcgacgagctgcggcgcgacATCGAGCTGtccatcgacgacgaggcgcacgtCGC CTCGAAGACAGCCTACTCCCCTCTGCCGTTCGACCGCGCGtccaaccccgccgccaaggcgcacGCAATCTTCTActactcgccctcggcggccgcgctcccGCTCCTGACCTACCTCGACGCCCATGCAGCTTCGTACCCGTCCTTCCAGTACGTCGTGCGCTACCGCCCCACCGCGGCGGACAGGGAGCGGACCGCACGTACCCCGTTGGCGGGGTacggcgtcgagatggccCTCAAGAACACGGATTATCTGGTCGTTGATGAccgcgcgggcggcaacggcggga ACGCGCAGGCTACATTCGAGGCCAAGTCTAACTCGTCGCAGCCGTTCGCGGCGGTGTTCGGCACCGACCCGTGGGCTGAGCTCGCCGtcccgctgacccccgcgGAGGCGAAAG ACCTCGGCCTCCAGGCCATCGCGCTCATCAAGCGCTCCGAGGACCCCCTTGAGGCCTTCATCGCCCTCTCGCAGGACCTGCCAAAGTACACTGCCGCGCTGGCACGCCacgtcgacgtgcccgccAACATTcgtgagcgcgccgagcgcctgtCGGTGCAGCACCCGATCGGACCGTCGTTCTACCTCAACGGAAGGCTGCTGAAGGACACTGACCTGACGGCGTTTGG CCTGCTCAAGGCGAtccgcgaggagcgccacTACATCACCTCGCTGCTCTCCCTCGGCTTCACGCCCGAGCAGGCGTTCAACATCATCTCTGACCCGATCATCGGGCAagcccaggccgaggacgacccgctcgacggcatcgttGACGCCagcgaccgcctcgagggACAGCCGGTCATCACGTGGCTCAACGACCTCGAAACCGACCGCCAGTACCAGCAGTGGCCGAAGGACATTGGAGGCTACCTCCGCCCCATGTACCCCGGCCAGCTGCACCTCATCAGCCGCAACACCTGGAATGTCGTGCTCGTTATCGACCTTGCGACACTCAAGGGCCTGGACGTCATCCTCGGCTCGGTGTCGACCCTGTTGGGTCGCAGCATCCCGCTCCACATTGGTATCGTGCCCATGtttgacaatgtcgacgagACTT CCGGCAAAATCGCCAAGGCGTACTACTACCTCGACGTCAACCTCGGCAGCGCCACTGCCCGCGAGTTCCTCCTCAGC ACCGCGCGCAAGTCCAACGGCGAGCTGGTTATCACCGAGACCATGGCCAGGGACGGGTACGCCAAGACGCTGGATAACAGCGACACTACGGGCGAGCTCCTCTCCTTTGACGACCTCCAGGCCAGCCCCATtgtcgacaagctcatcGACGCCAACCAGGCTTACGctgcccgtctcggcgctaCGAAGCAGGAGTCTGCCTCTGGCCACTTCTTCCTCAACGGCAAGCACACTGTGCTCTCACAG GGATGGACCCAGGAGCTCCAGTCGGGCATCATGGCCCAGCTGCAGTACCTCCAGGAGGCG atcGCCTCGGGCTACCCTATCGACCCCGAGACCATCGGGTACTACTTCTACGACCTGCCCACGACCGCCACGCGCAGGAACAAGTTCATCGTACCTTCGCCTGGCGTCAACCAGCTGCTCTCGTTCAACCTTATGGACGTGTTCAAGGGTCTGGAGCTTACCCTCATGCACGAGTTCATCTATCCGT CCAAGACCGAGAATAAGGCCGTCCCCCTGACCACCTGGATCGTCGGTGACCTCGACTCAGCGGAGTCTCGCGCGCTCATTGAGAATGCCCTCGTCCACCTTCAGGACAAGCGGTGCTCCTCACGCCTCGGCTTTGTCCACGTTCCGACGGCCGGAACGGCCCTCCCTGCTGGTGCTCCTCGCCTCtccaccttcctccaccAGCTCATCTTCAACGCAAAGCTGAACGACGTGACTCCCGAGGCCTTCTCCGAGTATCtgaaggagctcgacgccctcaCGGACAACGTTGATCAGGACGGAAAGATTACTGCGGACGGCACTGACGCCGAATtggacgaggagggtcgCCCCCTCAACTCGTTCACTTCAGGCGGCTGGTTCGCCACGGAcaacgcggcggccgccgagtTCTGGAAAATGGGCGCGGGTGTCGCTGAGCACCTCAAGATCCAGGGCTCGCAGCCCCACATCCTCATCAACGGCCGT CTCATCGGCCCTGTTACTGCCGACGACTTCAAGCGTGCCGACCTGCAGGCTCTGGAGCAGTACGAGCTCCGCAAGCGCGTTCACCCCCTCATCGCCCTGCTCGACACGTACCTCGACGATGCGGACCAGATGCCCCCGGCCTCCCTCGCCAACGTCTTCGCCGTCACCTCGTccgtcgtctcgtcctcATACATGCCCCAGGGAGCTGAGGGTATCTTCACGCCTCTGCGTGGTGCGCGTACCCGCGGCTATGACCAacttgacgacgacgacat CTCGTTCTCTGTTGGAGACCCGGACTCGGCTCTCCTGCGAGCCGCAGTCATCATCGACCCCATCTCGGAGCAGGCGCAGAAGTGGTCTGCCCTTTTGGAT CTCCTCTCGGACATTGATCATGTTGCTATCAAGGTCTACTTCGACCCCAAcatcgccgccaaggag GTCAAGGTCAAGCGCTTCTACCGCTCGTCCCTCCGCTCCAAGCTCTCATTCGACGTGGACGGAAACGAggtcgcgccgctcgtcacGTTTGAGGACATGCCCTCCAAACCCATCTACACCCTCGCGATGGACGTTCCCGGCTCGTGGATTGTCCGCCCCAAGGAGTCgttcctcgacctcgacaacctccttctcggcaaCCTCCAGGAGCCGACCCACGTCCGCTTCGacctccagcagctcgtcaTTGACGGCCACGCACGTGAGGCGAGCAACTCGCCTCCGCGCGgcctccagctccagctGCTTGACGGTGACAAGATTGCGTCAGACACGCAGGTCATGGCCAACCTCGGATACTTCCAGTTCAAGGCCACTCCTGGCGTTTACCAGCTGGCTATCCGCCCTGGCCGCGGGGAGGAGGTCTTCGAGCTCACCAGCGCCGGTGCCGATGGATGGGACAGCCCTACCGTCCAAGAGTCGGGCGTTGGCatccccctcgccgcgttTGACGGCGTCACATTGTACCCCCGCTTcagccgccgcccaggcATGGAGAAGGCGGACGTTCTGGCCAGCGCTGAGGTGTCCCACCCCACCGGCTTCGTCGGCTCGGTCTTTGGACG CATGAAGGAGATGGTTGGACTCTCACCTGCCGTTACCAAGCCTGCCTCGCGCCACGCAGACATCAACATCTTCACTGTGGCGTCTGGCCTTCTTTACGAG CGCTTCGCGTCCATCATGATCCTCAGCGTTATGAAGCACACAGAGAGCACGGTCAAGTTCTGGTTCATCGAGAACTTCCTGTCGCCTACCTTCATT AACTTCCTCCCACACCTCGCCAAGGAGTACGGCTTCGACTACGAGCTCGTGACGTACAAGTGGCCCCACTGGCTTCGTGCCCAGACGGAGAAGCAGCGCATCATCTGGGCCTACAAGATCCTCTTCCTTGACGTCCTGTTCCCCATggacctcgacaaggtcatcTTCGTTGATGCTG ACCAAATCGTCCGTGTCGACATGAAGGAGCTGGTTGATCTCGACATCAAGGGCCACGTCTACGGCTACCCGCCAATgggcgacgaccgcgaggagatggagggTTTCCGCTTCTGGAAGACGGGCTACTGGAAGAACGAGCTCCGCGGACGCCCGTACCACATCTCGGCGCTgtacgtcgtcgacctgAAGCGCTTCCGCCAGTTCGCGGCCGGCGACCGCCTGCGCGGGCAGTACCACGCCCTGTCGGCGGACCCGAactcgctcgccaacctcgaccaggACCTGCCCAACTCGATGCAGGACGTGATTCCCATCTTCACGCTCGACCAGGAGTGGCTCTGGTGCCAGACATGGTGCAGCGACGAGAGCCTGGCGCGCGCCAAAACCA TCGACCTGTGCCAGAACCCGTTGACA AAAGAGCCCAAGTTGGTCCGCGCCCGACAGATCCCTGAATGGGACACCTATGACCGCGAGATTGCCGCTTTCGCTGCctcgctcgagtcgggcgcTGGTGCCCTCGCGGCcaatgtcgacgacctcgccagcGGCCCTGTTGGTGGCAGTGGAAAGGCaaaggccggcgacgagcccaaggccgccgaggacaagccGGCTGCACAGGAGGAAACAGAGGACAAGACCTCTGGccacatcgacgacgagctctaG
- the RUMGNA_00694_0 gene encoding 3-beta-hydroxycholanate 3-dehydrogenase (NADP(+)), with protein sequence MAASRVILITGASAGIGRACAVGLSKAFPSAEHPEPLVLALMGRREEELKATAEQCREGTKIEVLSGDVSSEDDVKRVFGVIKEKYGRLDLLFNNAGVNLLKGSALEDSDMDKFRKTLDVNVMGAVLCTAAAVRLMKEQSPQGGRIVNNGSISASSPRPDSTSYTVSKHAILGLTRSTSLDGRKYHIAATQLDIGNALTDLSQGSGKGTPQADGSIKVEPLFDVNEVARTLAYLAALPRNVEVLHLEILALGMPYVGRG encoded by the exons ATGGCCGCCTCCCGCGTAATCCTCATCACGGGCGCATCAGCCGGCATCggccgcgcgtgcgccgtcggcctgTCCAAGGCCTTTCCCTCGGCAGAGCACCCCGAgcccctcgtcctcgccctcatgggccgccgcgaggaggagctcaaggccaCCGCGGAGCAATGCCGCGAGGGCACCAAGATCGAGGTGCTCAGCGGCGACGTGAGctccgaggacgacgtcaaGCGCGTGTTTGGCGTCATCAAGGAGAAGTATGGGCGCCTGGACCTGCTCTTCAAC AACGCCGGCGTCAACCTCCTCAAGGGCTCCGCCCTCGAAGACTCGGACATGGACAAGTTCCGCAAGACGCTAGACGTCAACGTGATGGGCGCGGTGCTCTGcactgccgctgctgtcCGCCTGATGAAGGAGCAGAGCCCTCAAGGCGGGCGCATCGTGAACAACGGgtccatctcggcgtcctccccgcgccccgactcgacctcgtACACCGTGTCCAAGCacgccatcctcggcctcacgcgctcgacgtcgctcgACGGGCGCAAGTACCACATCGCCGCGACACAGCTCGACATCGGCAACGCGCTCACCGACCTCTCGCAGGGCAGCGGCAAGGGCACGCCCCAGGCCGACGGGAGCATCAAGGTCGAGCCGCTCTTCGACGTCAACGAGGTCGCCCGCACGCTCGCGtacctcgctgcgctgccgcGTAATGTCGAGGTCCTGCACCTGGAGATTTT GGCGCTGGGCATGCCTTACGTTGGGCGCGGATGA